The DNA region GGTGTCTCGGTACAGAGTGGTGATTCAGGGAAATGAAGGAGATGCCCAGGAGTTTCAGGCTGCTTCACGTCGAGGTTTGGTCAGCTCTTTGGAAGCTGGGactaaagtgtgtgtggaggcagtGAACAAAGCAGGACCCAGCACCCCCTCAGACTTCTCTTGTAAGCGGTATGACCCTCCTGAAACATCTGACCATAAACTGTTAGCTGGGATCATAGGAGGAGGAGTCTCCCTCCTTCTACTCCTCATCATAGCAGCTGTGATCCTCTGGAAGTTTAAATTGTGTCAAAAGGCAAAGAGGGACTCCGCTGATGGACTAGGGAACCCTTCTTACAGCACAGAGGGAACTCTGTGATCCAGACTAGAATCCATCCCAGTCACACTGTAGGCACCTTGAGACAGGGGGCACAGGAACGGTGTAAACATGACCACATGTCACATAGTTTTGGGGTGGTGTGAGATTAAAGAGTTGTATACAGTCCTGTTTCAAGGAATATGTAAACCTATTGGGGGAAAGAGGAGTCGTGTTAATGGAATAACACTAACAAATGGGTAATTCTGTTATTTTGTGGTTCGAACTAAAGGTTTATTTGCGGGCAAATTAACCCTTGTTTGTTGTagtgctttttcattttatcatggTTGAACTGAATTGTAAatattaatctttttttagGATATACTGACTGAAACTTTTGTAATAAACTAAAACTTATTTTAATaaaaactgtgtaaaatgtcTTGGTTGAACTTTTTGCTTTCATCAGAAAGGTTTTGCACAGGCCTACGTGTTGTATCATACAGCAGGGTGACAAACTgatgacaaactgacaaactgatgaagaaaaataacatgatGTGTCTATAAGGTGCAGCTAAGGCACAAGCCACAAGGACTGCTCTATTCTCCCTGGGCATCAAGTCTCCGAAATTTTACTGGAGGGACTGAACAAGTTAGCATAAAATGTCCCATAGATGTTGATTTGGGTTGAAATCTGGTGACCAATGTATGTCACCACACATCACTTATCAAACATTCACTGACCCCTTGTGTGCTGTGTTGAATCTTATCTGCATTTACTATGTTATCACTTACTCAAATGTTGATTCTGTCATAGAAATACTTGCTAAATActtatttaaaagaaatatttagaCACTGCTTGTTTACTTAAGTAATCTAATTGCCTGTAATGTTATACTTCTACTCTGCTACATTTAAGAGGGGACTATTGTAATTTCTACAGCACTACATTTTTTGAGAGCTTTAGTTCCTCTTTACTTTGGAGACAATGattttacaaacaaataaaaatcaccaATTTATAAAATTTCactatatgatttttttttattttttttttacagattaaacTATTCAGCAGGATATGAAGTTGATAAAATTAGCTCCATCTTAAACAGttaaaaacttaaaatgtatttaatttgttAATGCATCGACAATAATAAGTCAATATATGATGTATATAATAATCTGGAAAGGCTCATTCTGCATAGTGAGCACTTTTACTTTGGTTGCTTTTATTATATTTTGCTGACTACTTTTATATTTCTAGTTTAATTCTCTTACATACTACATACTTTCTTTGGAGGATCTGCACTCTTCATTACGGTATGTATTTACGTGATGCAACTTCAACTTctcaaattttattttgaaagtcttaCAAAAATACTGCAAGTGGGAAGTCAATTTTATTGGCTAGCACCGAAGTCTTTCAGTTTATATCCCGCCTATCTATGACGTCTAAGTCAGTGATTCGTCATTTAATAAGATAAGGAAGAAGGTGTATTGTTTTTAACGTATGAAATTAACTTTCGTTAGCGTTCATAACGGCTTCGAACAAGCAGAATGGCGAGCTCAGGTGAGTCTTTTTTCACCTCACTCATTGAGACTCATATGATGTACTAACTGTCGCCTCTTTGAATTTTAGGAATTATTTGAAAGATCCTTAATATTGTCCAAGTAGTTGAATACCTTGCACTTTTTTAGtttgtaaatatatacatacaccGTAAGTCAAGTGCCTCAATAATAGCAGCTATACTGTAATAGGAATTAAAGGTGTGTCCCTAGTTATTGCATTACACTCACTATCTCGTGCACAGATTTTGCTACCGAATAAATATTAAATAGGGAAACAATTCCTTTCTTAATCTGCATACCGTAACGATTCAGTATGACTCAGCAGATAATAAAAGTCATAATAAGGTCAAACCGGAAGCTGCTGGTATTCCCGGGGAGTGCCAACTGGTTGCCCCAGCAACAACCAGCAATCCAGTTTCATAATTTCACCCTgaagtaaagcaaaacaaaaaatgtttgcatACCCTAACCTGTTACATCAAAGGCGAGTGGGGGCATTGTACATTTACTCCTAattttcagacacacacccttattaaatttttttaaaaaaacagcatgatTGCAAACATGAGGGAGCAATCTTTTGGAATGAAATGTGCCCTGAAGGTACATTTAGTCTGAGTTGCTCAGCTGGAACTGATTCTGATGCCAGTGCTTTGTTTGCCCCCAAATTCAGAATCTGTATTCCTCACCTTGTCATAAAGGTTCCTAATAAAATCTTGTGTCAGGCTGCTTTATCACTTGATGTCTAACCTGTGTTTGAAAAGACTGAATGGTACAATTAATGGCAGTATTAAACAAAGGTTTATCAGACTTTAATGAGCTTCTTCTCTCATTGCCAGTCATCAAGGAAATCTCCTATGAAGATCTGAAAGCGCTAGTGGGAAAGAGCCAGAATCTGGTTCTGGTTGATGTCCGCAGCAAAGAGGAACTGGAGAAAGGACGTATTCCAGGATCTGTACACATCCCCAGTGAGCTTCTTTTAATGCATTTacaaagagggaagaaaagaataACAAAGTTAAAATACATGCAGGGCATAACCATTGTCTTATACTGAACACTAAGGCTGCAACGATTAGTctgttgattgtttttttatttaattgattagttgtttgatctataaaatgtcagaaaatagtgaaaaggGTCCATCAGTGTGTCacccaaagcccaagatgatgtcctcagttgccttgttttgtccacaacccagAGATATTCAGTTTGCGGTcatagaggagtgaagaaaccagaaaatattcacatttaaagaAGCAGGAATCAGAGAACTTTGACTTcgttttttcttaaaaaaaattactCAAACTATTGTTTAGCAAAATAGTTGCGGATTAATTTAATAGTTCGCATCTAATGGATTAGTCATTGCAGCTCTACTGAACACTACATTTCTTTCTTGCCTTCAATGTGACCACTTACACACATTCAGATCGAAGTCTGTTGTTTTGCATACTCAACATGCAGAAATGTGCATTGTGGGTTAAGCATCAGTGTACTGTAGAATGTTTTGTATTGGATGTTCGTGTTTATGGCCAACATTTATTTAATCTTGAAcacttttctgtcttcctccctttcACTCAGTTGATACAGTAGAAGCTGCTCTTTCAATGGAGCCAGAAGCATTCAAGGCCAAGTACGGAGTAACCAAGCCAACAGTGGACGCACCAGAACTGGTATTTCACTGTCACATGGGGAAGAGAGGGGGAATGGCCACAAGCAAGGCCTACGAACTTGGATACGTGAAGTAAATATGTTATGACTAGTTACcatacattttacacacactcacacctccaCATTGCTTTTAAACAGAATGTCCTACATACATAGCCTTCACAGTTTTAAGATTTGACTCATGCCCCGTACAAcaattttgtttattgtttccTCATAGAAACATTGCCTGTGAGCTGTCCATAtgtattattttatcttattgtTCTAaaatttgtcctctgtcttcCGTTTCAGTGCACGTAATTATGCTGGAGCATACAAGGAGTGGTCtgagaaagaaggaaagtgaTTCACGTTGAAGGCAAAGCCTCCTCTATATTTATACATATAACAGTTGTGAAAGCTAGAAAGACAATATGGAGAAATATTCTTGCAGGGGGGTTTTAGTTTATCTTTTGATACTGTATTGTATTCATATATTGCATCATTGTATTGAAggcacaaataaaataaattatgttgtttCTGAGATGCACTTGTGTTTATGGTGATCATAACTGGACAagcaaaaactggaaaaaactgTGTGCATGCTAAAAAGATGTTGACACTGGTAGCATGAAATGTAGTACAAAGAGACAGTGTACGTTAACAGAACAGTGAgatgtgattgacagctcaAGGAAAAGGTAGTATGCAGCCTGTTAGTTAAGATTAGGTCCTCAGTCATTTCTGTAAATTCAATGTGGATTGAAGACATGAAGAGGAGCTTACATTCTATGATTACACTGTAACAGAGTGAAATATGGATTCAAcgcatttattttttttagactATATTAACTTGGAAgagccaaaaataaaatatgaacacGTAAGTTCCACAAATGTACTTAGAGATATTCCTCATCTCTCGCGGTATTACCTGCGATTTCACAGATGTGACATTACCAGGTGTGATATAGGGTGTAGGAAAGTGTGTAAGTTTGAAATTAATTTAGCAGGAAGACCTTCTTGTGTCTGTCAGTGGCATAGTGGCAGACGCACGTGCTTAATATTAAATCCCATTCAGTGCGCGTGGCAGGTAAACTGCGCCAGTTGGCTGAAGATGCTAAAAGAAATACAGCAGGTAATGGGTTAAATTATCATTATTCTAGCTAGAAACGCAGCGTTTTTACGCGTAAAATTATTGTTTAATTTACAGTTCACGTCTGCTCGTAGTTAATTGTGTATTAAACAGAGTTGTTAATCAAGGTTTGAAGCTAGCTAGCATAACGTAGCCATAGTTTTAGCTAGCTAAATAGGGAGTTTGTGTACCACTGCAGGTGCTGCGGTTGGTCATGCTTttggaaaagcaaagaaaacagcatgttttaaaGACAGCAGGGGGACTCTTGGTGCTTCTGTGGACTGAAACAGCTTCTGTTCAAAGTCTGAACTGCACTGGTAAGCCTTAACACTTCTCCATGTTCCCATcatctgagctgcttcatctggATGAATCACAAAAGGAGTAAAAGTGCCTCGAAGTTCAAGGTTCACTTATTCATCATTGCACAAGTCATTGTTTCACTCAAAAATAGCAAATTTGATACAACTATTAACAATCCATACGTAAGTAAAATAACATCTAAGGTGAAAATGTGCAAGATATGGTAAAAACACGTTTACATATCAGGTATAGAATTTCAGAAGAATCTAACAAAAAATGCAATCCTTCATAtccaaaaaagagaaatagaTAAAAGACTTGATTAACTGGCCTCTTTGATGCATTAGTGCACCTTTATTTGGTCTCATTTCGGCTTGGATTTGAAGCAGCTGTTAGGATTTACTTCttaaacaagataaaacaaatagatgtgacatactgtatatcacaaTGTGCTGTAACAGTGTTCACATCTGTGGTGCAGTTGCAGCTGCTGGTCCCTGGTGCAGAGGCATTAAAATGGAAGCTCTCCAGCCTGGTATGGTACTAACATATACATACACCACCAGCTCCTGTACTCTACATCTCTACATCACCTCTTTTTTGTTACATTAGTCGTCACAGATTTGCAGGAGAGCATGTTTCCCTGTCTGTGGCCGTGTCCTCAGCCGGACCCTGAGGAGCTGTGTGCCTTCACTGACTTGTATGGCTCCCTCAGATTACTGCTGTCATTTCAGGTACAAACAACAGTGATCCTTTACAAGCATTTTATCAACATGAATAATGATTAATGATATGAGAGCCTGAGCATTGTCTTAAACCTTTTAAGCTCTTTAATAACTTCTGTTGGAAGAATGTCCAAAGATATTTTGGGTGGGATCACGTGATTGATTTTAGTAATGATGCAAAAATTACCCAAATGACAATAATTGATATTGCATTGAGcccaaaacacatttgaattaaATTCAGCATTGATTTTCTTAAATTTATACATATCATCTCTCTCTATGTCTTTGCACTGTACAGATGAAAGATGCAAGACTTCTCTCTTCAGAGTGGTGTGCTCGTATAGAAGCGTTTCTCGGCACAGTCAGTTTAATGAATGCAGGGGTAGGATATGTTTTCCTCTGACCTGTATCTGCATTATTGTGTCAAAGTAGGGAGGAAaaatgtgagtgttttttttttattcacagaTCAAAATCCACCTCAGGTTCAAATTCAGTCTGCAGACCTTTCAGCGAGACTTTAGGTATGACTGCTAACGCAGGCACAGCTGTTAACTTTCTTTTTCCCACCTGTCAGATGGTCACATGATGCAACAGTTTTACtcaaaaaaagtttttctgtctttagaaATTGTCTGATGTATTCTGCAGTgattcattcagtcattgtgTTACACAAActttatctgttttgtttataaGGTTTCTTAACATGTACAAGTAAAACTTGACCTCACATACAAAGACTGCACAGCAGTGGGTTTGCTATGTTTTTAACTTAAGGAGTTACAACCTAACAACAGACACCAACACAATGCCTCACTCCTCTTGCTGAACCCCCTTGGGTCTGTTTTGATGAAGTGCTAATGTTGTATTCATATTCTTGCAGCGTGAAGATCAAGAGTAAAATTTCATGGGCAAACCAACCGTCACGAATCTTGGATGTCACATGTAGCACACAGTCAGTGatgcttttttaaatattatttaatGTGTTGCTCTTTGTGTGCATAGATATGGATGTGTAACCAAAATAATTTTGTCTTCATCTATTATTGCAACAAACACATGTTGAATATAGCGGGGCATATACAAGCGTGTTGTTTCTAGGAAGTGATACTCTCTCCTTGGGTTTACAGGCCTCCAGAGTGTGTGAAGAAAGGATGCTGGTGTCAGGGAGGACACCCTGTCTGTGGAGACAAGTTGCCACTCAGTATCCCACCTGAAGCCATGGAGCAGGGTCTGTTTGGAGAGCTCAGTGTCCAGCCTGTGACACTTCTGAGCCCCTGTGTGCTGCAGTAccccaatctggcaacacaaATCACTCACATACAAGTATCCTTTGCTGATTTAATCACAATTCTGCTTGCGATTTTCTTGGGCACAATCAACAGGCGCAGCTGGGTTGCAGAGGGCTCGCCATTGTTTTTGCAAAGGCTGTGGTTCAGCTGGATTCATCAGACTGTGACGTTTACTGTGCACTGGGACTGTTTTGCAGCCAAGTGTGAAAGCAGCGTGAGGGTTAACACGTCCGAGTCCAAGTCCATGGTACTCCCTCTGGATTGGAGTGAGTCACTTCTCCAAGTCAGGAAGTTCAAGTATCTCAGGGTCAGGCTGTGAGGCTTGAACAGAACTAGTTCATAAGTGGTATtgtctgaccacatcacaagtcTGTTTCTAGTTGATCTGAACGGCCACACACAAGACACAGTGAAAAGAGCCACGTTATGATTTAAATACGGAGATAATACATATTGTTACGTTTGATTGATGttgacatgaaaaataacagcagAAGTTGtgtaacaaatgaaaaagagagacaagtACTTGTACTTACTCTCTTGCCTATGCACAGCTAATTAGCAATCTGAGGTGAAACTCTGGATTTATTGGTCGACCTACGTTCCAGCCCTTTGTCTAGGGTTATAAGCTTTGGGTAATGACCAGAAGAGTGAACTCTCAATACAGAATGAGTTTTTATTCGCAGCTTGGCTCACAAATAAGATGCAGAGTGATGAGCTCAGACATCTGGACTGAAAACCAACGCTCCTTACTGAAGCCTCAAATGACATGGTTAGGGCATCTGATTTGGATTAGCCTTCCTTGATTTcacatgtgtacatgtgttggTATGTGGCCCCAGTAATGTTCCTGTCACAGGCCCCTCCCCCTTCTTCCAGAACCTCCCTGCACATCTGGACTGTCAGGAACTGGGCCTGCATGGCCTTCGCTGCTCCTCCTTCAAAGGTAGACAACAACCCGTAATGGGAGCAACACACACTAATGGCCAGGATATGCATTAAGTCTTTTGTTAGATGAACGGTAACAGCTAGTTTTCTTACACATGGTATTAGTTGAACCTGAAGTAGGTCCGAAGTCCAGGACAGTTAatcctgtttttaaaaagtgactTTTTGAAACACTTTAAAACTTCATTACTTCCTGACTATGAGGCCTGAGTTGAAGGAGACTAATTTGAACCACCTGTATTTGTTAGAGAAGGGCCCTGGCCTGAAGCTGCTTATAAAAACTTAGATGGAACAAAAGGCCCATAATTTGAATCAGAGGAATAAAACCACACAACAATGGAagtagaaaaaaacacacagaacgcAGTAACAAAAACCTTAAAGTGACAGCATTGAACTTGGTGAGAAACAGCTCAAACACTCAATATCTGGGCTCTGGATGTGAAATGACTGTCACAGCATATTCCTTGTCTCATGTGAATTAAGTTCACATGCAACTAATCTGCACAAGTGGTTTACATTCGTTGCGAACAGTTTGTTCCAATGCAAAAAGTGATGTTGCTTCCACATAGCAAAACAGCTCTCACGGCACAGAGTTGGGGTGTAGGATTTGGAGCAGAGAAAGGTTTCCAATGTGTTTTTCCAACTTGTTTTATACCAGAAATATTGTCATATTTAACTCTGAGCATGGTGAATCCAGCACCTCATCATACCATAATCTGGCCTTAGTTTCCACAAGAAGATCTTTAAGAATAAAACTTTTTGCAGGTGTGATCAACATTATCtgatatgttaaaaaaaagaagctgagtTGACCTGATCTGGTTTAGTGTAAAGCAACACTTTGTCTGGGACTGAGCTTAGTCATGAAATAGTATCTGTCTGGCACAGACAATAAGTAACGGGTAGCACGGGTAAATGTAGACATATCATGATAAAATTTTAAACTGGCTCAGTTCTCAGAAATCACTCTTGCATAATATGTATTTCTTTTCCCCTTGTAAGTTACACAATGAATCACAACCACGAGCAAAGCCACGAGTCTACATCAATCACGGGAAGCTTATTCATTCACAATATTAACTAAAGAAAAATGCCCCATAAGACAGTTGGTTCTGGTTTCTTGCCAGAGAGGAGATCCATTTTGACAAACAGAGAAGATCCTTTGTTAAAAGCATTACATCAGTGAAGTTGGTTTACTCTGAcctgaaaagacacattttgagCCGCTAATGTTGATACTTTTACAcccaagaaaagaaaagaaaagaaaagaaaagaaaagaaaagaaaagaaaagaaagaaagaagaaaagtctTTGCAAACACCTGCGACCTTACTGAATTGAAGTGACCTCAGGTTTTAAAACTAGAACTTTTGATTTGATTATGATAATTGCTTGCCCAACCCAAAGGTGTGTCTTCCATGAACACAATGTTACGTACACATTTTACAACCCACCACGGTACCAGTGCGTCTTCAACCAGCGAAGACTTGCAGTGTTTATTGTTAAAGTAGATATCATCCCTAAtactcattttctctctttgtgtccatgtaattcaacattttaacaTCCCCTGCAGATGGTGTGCACAGTGGTGGTTGTGTGTACGCCACAGAGCAAGAAAACTGGAAGGATGCAGAACAAGAATCAAGTCTTTGTCGAATGCAGCAGAATCTCctgctttttctcttcctgcagcACAGCGACCCATTCTCCCATCAGCTCTCTGATCTCATGGGTGAGAGACAGCTCCACATATAAATCACAAAACACGGCTTTTAAgttgttttcagatttttttctttgtgatcctcccacagacacagaggtgcTGATAGAGCACCACCTGGAGGATATTCTGAGTAACAACAGGCAGGCGGTCACAACAGCACTGCAAACTGAGCTGAAGAACGCACTGAAAGcccaaaaaaggagaaaaaaggcaGGTCTGCGAAAGACATACACACTGACTTTCAGAGAGGGGATACTCATTAATCgcaagttgttttgttttcagaatttTACAGTGTAATATAATGGTGTGTAGTCTCTGACACTAAAGTTAATTGACTAATCGATATGCAGAAAAATGAACCAACAACAGTTTTGATGATGAGTTTATTGATGATGTTGTTTATCAAGCAAAGATGTAAAACTTTTGCAGGTTgtggcagattaatcaataatttaaatggaaaaagaatCAATGCATTAATGAAAATTCATAATTGATTTGAGTCCTTATAGTGTTTGTTTggatgatttgtgtgtgtgacatgtaaGGACCAAGAGAAGCTGCGTTCAGCTGCTGAGGTGATACTCGGTTCAACCATGGGTattgtgagctgcagcagtaacATGGACTTCAGAAATGCCTGTCTGAGCCGCATGAAGGTGAgaaaaaagttcattttaaaatgttcgTGCACACACTTGCAGTAGTTTCACTGTCTCAACTCTCAGGCGTTGACAAAGACACCACTGGCAAAGATCTTATCAGGATGTTTGCTGCATTGTAAACACACCTGTTACATCCATGTATGTACATGGATATCTGATGATGGTGTGACAAAGGTCAGATGTGCATccataatgtgtgtgtctgtcaggtgCGTGACACTCATGACTTGTCAGCCTCCCTCTGTGAATCACTGAGTAGGGTAACATCATGGAAATTCATTCCCAGGGGCAGGTGCTATGCCGCCCAGGTGAGTGGGATGTTTGTTACTACTGGCACCACCCAGTTGCTATAGCAACACTTCAGTGCTTTTAGACATCAGGTTTAACCCATAATCTAAGAACACATCATTACTTTCACAGATGGAAGAACATCCTGAGAGTGATGAGCCCACCAGAACAGAAATCTGAGAATGCCTGAGTTTGAAGTTAACAGTCGAATGAGTATTTCATAGTAGAAGAGTATTTTGGAGAAGTGTAGTAGTGCTGAACGTTGTAAATGCGGTGGTTATGGTAATAGCTATGTAACTTTTAATTTAgaaatgcattgtttttgttggtttgtgtgtcaCAACAGATGTTTGCTGTAACACAGTTGTAACAGAGAAAACTTTCCAAAAGATATATAATCatagatttgttttttcttttgtgtaccatttcacatatgcatggcgtgtgcagtttccccaccaactctgcatgttgtgttgattgtgacaaataaaggatgtcttctttcttcttaaaataaacaatgttaCAATATAATGTACTTAAATTTATAAATTCTTCTTGATACTGTAAGATTGCATCAAATAGTCCTGTAGTTTATGCTATTGTAAGTAAAGCTgggttaaacattaaaatattttgtctGGCCGGGAACTAAAACTAAATAAACACTCTCGCGGTGCCACTAGGTGCTTTTATTTTCGTGGCGCTGCCAACTTCCGCTTACCATCCAGTTATGGATGTGACGTAAATTCCGGCCGCCAACACCGACAGCACTTTTTCGCGGTAAAATGAAATGGAGATCAGACGTTGGTCAGATTTATTTCTCATATCTGCCTTTTAATGTGTTGCTAGTTGTTGTTGCTAGTACTTAGTAATCGCATTGCTAAGAGAAATAGGCCGTCGGCGTTGCTATGAAGTGAGAGCAAAGCTAGCGTTAGCTACCGAGGTACCGAAAACATTAGCTTAGTACATAACGCGATATAGACTTACGTTAGAAACAGAATCGTAAAACAATGGCATTGGTGACCGGAGAAAGCCTAAAATCAGAGCTGGAAATGTTCGACATACCCTGCCAAGATGACTTCGTCCTCGACAAGAGTGAGTGGCTAATCAGCTTTCTGACAGTTTCCTTTCCTGGAAAACGTGTTAGCAAGAGTAGTTAAAAATACAATTAGAACTACTTCAACAAGGTTAACGTCTTCATAGTTCTTTTTGATGTTTAGTCTCATCTGCTCCTTAGTCATGACCTTTATGTTCAGTGTATGTTTTGTTGTGGCTTTTATGAAGTTTGTTGCTTGTGCTCTGTCCTGTTCAATGGCTTTTATGTTGTTTGTCTAGCTCGATTGTTTCTTTTGATGCCTTAACAACCTATTAGTGAGTACAGGTGAAACCTTTGCATCATGTTCATGTTAATTAGTGTTTGCTGTCTCTGATAAATTAAGTAAACTTTACATAGTACAATTATGTAGCTGTAACTATCCTCCATCACAGATTGACACTATTATTTTCAGCCGTTGTACTGTCCCATTCATGGTGCCTCTGTGTACTTTGTGTCAGATTATTGTTAAATCTCCCTTTTCTaccatctcttcctcctttctgtctgatgtctTCTGTCCCACAGTGGTGGAGCAGTGCATCTGTAACCGGATCCAAGCAGATGAGATGGTGCTGGAGTGGGTGGCCTACAGCACCACAAAAGACGGACTAAAACTCACCTTGGACAGCCTCGAGCACTTTGAGCATGAGGTAACATGGAAATGACTTCATGATTATAAATTGATCACCGTATACTCAGTAAAGGATGTTTCCTTTTGTGGTAGAAACAGTTGTCACATGTGTTACTGGTATTATCACTTTCAGCTAGGCCCTCTGTCACACCAATTTTTTGTATTAagtgtgttcattttctttgcagGTATTAAACAAGAAGAATAAATCCAAACAAAGCTTCAGAAAGGAAGAAAGTCATAGCAGAACCAGAGACATCCACACACTACAGGAATTGTATCCTTCACAGTGAACTCCAGC from Chaetodon trifascialis isolate fChaTrf1 chromosome 5, fChaTrf1.hap1, whole genome shotgun sequence includes:
- the tstd1 gene encoding thiosulfate:glutathione sulfurtransferase — protein: MASSVIKEISYEDLKALVGKSQNLVLVDVRSKEELEKGRIPGSVHIPIDTVEAALSMEPEAFKAKYGVTKPTVDAPELVFHCHMGKRGGMATSKAYELGYVNARNYAGAYKEWSEKEGK
- the top6bl gene encoding type 2 DNA topoisomerase 6 subunit B-like — encoded protein: MLKEIQQVLRLVMLLEKQRKQHVLKTAGGLLVLLWTETASVQSLNCTVAAAGPWCRGIKMEALQPVVTDLQESMFPCLWPCPQPDPEELCAFTDLYGSLRLLLSFQMKDARLLSSEWCARIEAFLGTVSLMNAGIKIHLRFKFSLQTFQRDFSVKIKSKISWANQPSRILDVTCSTQPPECVKKGCWCQGGHPVCGDKLPLSIPPEAMEQGLFGELSVQPVTLLSPCVLQYPNLATQITHIQVLVCGPSNVPVTGPSPFFQNLPAHLDCQELGLHGLRCSSFKDGVHSGGCVYATEQENWKDAEQESSLCRMQQNLLLFLFLQHSDPFSHQLSDLMDTEVLIEHHLEDILSNNRQAVTTALQTELKNALKAQKRRKKDQEKLRSAAEVILGSTMGIVSCSSNMDFRNACLSRMKVRDTHDLSASLCESLSRVTSWKFIPRGRCYAAQMEEHPESDEPTRTEI